The following proteins come from a genomic window of Pseudomonas putida:
- a CDS encoding phage antirepressor protein: MTDLQKPSLFTRHNRPLHTLWLESQAWFCAHELGRLSGHFFDEHCMRKLDPDQYRTVQLLRYGKYQETTMVSESGAYTLLAHHHVPENRHLRRWLTHEVVAVLRDIQADGVDDAPRLGQMCWPGGRSATLLYWQSEPWVKMRDMPVVLAGEVELQGPAEKRKLSWRECAQRALRMHGI; the protein is encoded by the coding sequence ATGACTGACCTTCAAAAACCCTCTCTCTTCACCCGCCACAACCGCCCTCTCCACACTCTCTGGCTCGAATCCCAAGCCTGGTTCTGCGCCCACGAACTCGGCCGGCTGAGCGGTCACTTCTTCGACGAACACTGCATGCGCAAGCTTGACCCGGATCAGTACCGCACGGTGCAACTGCTGCGCTATGGCAAGTACCAGGAGACCACCATGGTCAGTGAGTCCGGGGCCTATACCTTGCTGGCGCATCACCATGTACCGGAGAACCGCCATTTGCGCCGGTGGCTGACACATGAAGTGGTAGCGGTACTGCGTGATATTCAGGCAGATGGGGTGGACGATGCGCCGAGGCTGGGGCAGATGTGCTGGCCTGGTGGACGCAGCGCTACGTTGTTGTATTGGCAGAGTGAGCCTTGGGTGAAGATGCGGGATATGCCGGTGGTGCTGGCCGGGGAAGTGGAGCTGCAGGGGCCGGCTGAGAAACGCAAATTGAGCTGGCGTGAGTGCGCGCAGCGGGCGCTGCGGATGCATGGGATTTAG
- a CDS encoding DUF4065 domain-containing protein, with protein MTRPVAVAHWFVNNLSDHAAGEVVTHLQVQKLLYFAQAWHMLALGRPLFDEDMQAWPHGPVVPSVWHEFKKYGWQPIAPGGASEDIAQDSVNILTQVCDVYGAFAAKKLEAMTHSERPWIQARGNLSPEKRCEEVITKDSILDYYKETYGEMEDGEETA; from the coding sequence ATGACAAGACCTGTGGCGGTCGCACACTGGTTTGTAAACAACCTGAGTGATCATGCCGCTGGCGAGGTAGTCACGCATCTGCAGGTGCAAAAACTTCTGTATTTCGCCCAAGCATGGCACATGTTGGCCTTAGGCCGACCGTTGTTTGACGAGGATATGCAAGCCTGGCCTCACGGTCCAGTGGTGCCCTCTGTCTGGCATGAGTTCAAGAAATACGGATGGCAGCCTATTGCTCCTGGTGGTGCGTCCGAGGATATTGCACAGGATTCTGTGAATATATTGACGCAAGTCTGCGATGTTTACGGAGCATTTGCAGCCAAGAAGCTCGAGGCAATGACTCATTCTGAGCGTCCATGGATTCAAGCACGTGGCAATCTCTCCCCGGAAAAGCGGTGCGAAGAAGTAATTACGAAAGATTCAATTCTTGATTACTATAAGGAGACCTACGGGGAAATGGAAGATGGCGAAGAGACTGCCTAA
- a CDS encoding outer membrane porin, OprD family, with the protein MKICHTLPFALLGAGVIAGLPGTSLAAGFVEDSKATLGLRNFYINRNFTNPSNPQSKAEEWTQSFILDARSGFTEGPIGFGVDVLGMWSVKLDGGGGTYGTALLPRHDDGRPAGDYGRLAVAGKARISKTELKIGEWMPVLPILRSDDGRSLPQTFRGGQVTSNEIAGLTLYGGQFRGNSPRNDASMEDMSYGGGVSDRFNFVGGEYKFNQDRTLVGLWNAVLKDVYQQQYLQLSHSQPVGDWTLGANLGYFHGDEDGSERAGQLDNKTYSGMFSAKYGGSTFWVGLQKVDGDTWMRVNGTSGGTLANDSYNSSFDNANERSWQVRHDFNFVTVGVPGLTLMNRYISGRDVHSGGVTDGKEWVRETELAYVIQSGAFKDLSVKWRNSSIRRDYSNNEFDENRLIFNYPLSLL; encoded by the coding sequence ATGAAAATCTGCCACACCCTGCCCTTCGCCCTGCTTGGCGCCGGGGTTATCGCCGGCCTGCCGGGCACCAGCCTGGCTGCGGGATTTGTCGAAGACAGCAAGGCCACCCTCGGGTTGCGCAACTTCTACATCAACCGCAACTTCACCAACCCCAGCAACCCGCAAAGCAAGGCCGAGGAGTGGACGCAAAGCTTCATTCTCGATGCCCGCTCGGGGTTCACCGAAGGGCCCATCGGCTTTGGCGTTGATGTGCTGGGGATGTGGTCGGTCAAGCTCGACGGTGGTGGCGGCACTTATGGTACGGCGTTGCTGCCTCGCCATGACGATGGCCGGCCAGCCGGCGATTACGGGCGCCTGGCAGTGGCGGGCAAGGCGCGTATTTCCAAGACCGAACTGAAGATCGGTGAATGGATGCCGGTGCTGCCGATTCTGCGTTCGGACGACGGGCGTTCGTTGCCGCAAACATTTCGTGGCGGGCAGGTGACCTCCAACGAAATCGCCGGGCTGACCCTGTACGGCGGCCAGTTCCGCGGCAACAGCCCGCGTAACGACGCGAGCATGGAAGACATGAGCTACGGCGGCGGCGTGTCGGACCGCTTCAACTTCGTCGGCGGCGAGTACAAGTTCAACCAGGACCGCACGCTGGTGGGGCTTTGGAATGCGGTGCTGAAGGACGTGTACCAGCAGCAATACCTGCAACTGAGCCACAGCCAGCCGGTGGGTGACTGGACCCTGGGTGCGAACCTGGGCTACTTCCATGGCGACGAGGACGGCTCCGAGCGCGCCGGGCAGCTGGACAACAAGACCTACTCGGGGATGTTCTCGGCCAAGTACGGCGGCAGCACCTTCTGGGTGGGGCTGCAGAAAGTCGATGGTGATACCTGGATGCGGGTGAACGGCACCAGTGGCGGGACCTTGGCCAACGATAGTTACAACTCCAGCTTCGACAATGCCAACGAGCGTTCGTGGCAGGTGCGCCATGACTTCAACTTCGTCACCGTCGGGGTACCGGGGTTGACCCTGATGAACCGCTACATCAGCGGGCGCGATGTGCACAGCGGGGGCGTGACCGATGGCAAGGAGTGGGTGCGTGAAACGGAGCTTGCGTATGTGATCCAGAGCGGGGCGTTCAAGGATTTGAGCGTGAAATGGCGTAACTCGTCGATTCGCCGGGATTACAGCAATAACGAGTTCGATGAGAACCGGTTGATCTTCAACTATCCATTGTCGCTGCTCTGA
- a CDS encoding ribonucleotide-diphosphate reductase subunit beta, whose translation MLSWDEFDKEDGEVAAKGNTPAQAAAAATLDKLDSAGGAAALEARAATASDSEAVKRAKAALDALDVAEGLAELEGSSARVAVDEKRMINCRADLNQLVPFKYDWAWQKYLDGCANHWMPQEVNMTADIALWKSQDGLTEDERRIVMRNLGFFSTADSLVANNLALAVYRLITNPECRQYILRQAFEEAIHTHAYQYCIESLGMDEGEIFNMYHEIPSVAKKAAWGLKYTRAISDPEFNTGTVETDKELLRNLIAYYCVLEGIFFYCGFTQILSMGRRNKMTGVAEQFQYILRDESMHLNFGIDVINQIKIENPHLWDAAMKEEATQMILQGTQLEIEYARDTMPRGVLGMNAAMMEDYLKFIANRRLTQIGLKEEYPGTTNPFPWMSEIMDLKKEKNFFETRVIEYQTGGALSWD comes from the coding sequence ATGCTGAGCTGGGACGAATTCGACAAAGAAGACGGCGAAGTAGCCGCCAAAGGCAACACCCCTGCGCAGGCCGCTGCCGCCGCCACCCTCGACAAGCTCGACAGCGCCGGTGGTGCCGCCGCCCTGGAGGCCCGTGCGGCCACCGCTTCTGACTCCGAAGCCGTCAAACGTGCAAAGGCTGCCCTCGACGCCCTCGACGTTGCCGAAGGCCTGGCCGAGCTGGAAGGCTCCTCGGCCCGCGTTGCAGTAGATGAAAAGCGCATGATCAACTGCCGCGCCGACCTCAACCAGCTGGTACCGTTCAAGTACGACTGGGCCTGGCAGAAGTACCTGGACGGCTGCGCCAACCACTGGATGCCGCAAGAGGTCAACATGACCGCCGACATCGCCCTGTGGAAGAGCCAGGACGGCCTGACCGAAGACGAGCGCCGCATCGTCATGCGCAACCTCGGCTTCTTCTCCACCGCCGACTCGCTGGTTGCCAACAACCTGGCCCTGGCCGTGTACCGCCTGATCACCAACCCGGAGTGCCGCCAGTACATCCTGCGCCAGGCCTTCGAAGAGGCGATCCACACCCACGCCTATCAGTACTGCATCGAGTCGCTGGGCATGGATGAAGGCGAGATCTTCAACATGTACCACGAGATCCCGTCGGTCGCTAAAAAAGCCGCCTGGGGCCTGAAGTACACCCGCGCCATCTCCGACCCGGAATTCAACACCGGCACCGTCGAAACCGACAAAGAGCTGCTGCGCAACCTGATCGCCTACTACTGCGTACTGGAAGGCATCTTCTTCTACTGCGGCTTCACCCAGATCCTGTCCATGGGCCGCCGCAACAAGATGACCGGCGTCGCCGAGCAGTTCCAGTACATCCTGCGTGACGAGTCGATGCACCTGAACTTCGGTATCGACGTGATCAACCAGATCAAGATCGAAAACCCGCACCTGTGGGATGCGGCGATGAAGGAAGAAGCGACCCAGATGATCCTGCAAGGGACCCAGCTGGAGATCGAATACGCCCGTGACACCATGCCACGCGGCGTGCTGGGCATGAACGCGGCGATGATGGAGGACTACCTCAAGTTCATCGCCAACCGTCGCCTGACTCAGATTGGCTTGAAAGAAGAATATCCAGGGACTACCAACCCGTTCCCATGGATGAGCGAGATCATGGACTTGAAGAAAGAGAAGAACTTCTTTGAGACGCGTGTGATTGAGTATCAGACTGGCGGGGCGTTGAGCTGGGACTGA
- a CDS encoding NAD-dependent epimerase/dehydratase family protein, translated as MTTTPFNRLLLTGAAGGLGKVLRERLQGYAEVLRLSDISPMAPAAGPHEEVITCDLADKAAVHALVEGVDAILHFGGVSTEHAFEEILGPNICGVFHVYEAARKHGVKRIIFASSNHTIGFYRQDERIDAHAPRRPDSYYGLSKCYGEDVASFYFDRYGIETVSIRIGSSFPQPQNPRMLCTWLSYDDLVQLIERGLSTPGVGHTIVYGASDNRTVWWDNRHAAHLGYVPKDSSETFRAAVEAQPAPAADDPSMVYQGGAFAVAGPFN; from the coding sequence ATGACCACTACTCCCTTCAATCGCCTGCTGCTCACCGGAGCCGCAGGCGGCCTGGGCAAGGTCCTTCGCGAACGCCTGCAAGGCTACGCCGAGGTCCTGCGCCTGTCTGATATCAGCCCCATGGCCCCGGCCGCGGGCCCGCATGAAGAAGTCATTACCTGCGACCTGGCCGACAAGGCTGCGGTGCATGCCCTGGTCGAGGGCGTAGACGCCATCCTCCACTTCGGCGGGGTTTCTACCGAGCACGCCTTCGAAGAGATTCTCGGCCCGAATATCTGCGGCGTGTTCCACGTGTACGAGGCGGCGCGCAAGCATGGGGTCAAGCGCATCATCTTCGCCAGCTCCAACCACACCATCGGTTTCTATCGCCAGGATGAGCGCATCGACGCTCACGCGCCGCGCCGTCCCGACAGCTATTACGGGCTGTCCAAGTGCTACGGCGAAGATGTGGCCAGCTTCTATTTTGACCGCTACGGCATCGAGACCGTCAGCATTCGCATCGGCTCGTCGTTCCCGCAGCCACAGAACCCGCGCATGCTCTGCACTTGGCTGAGCTACGACGACCTGGTGCAGTTGATCGAACGCGGGCTGTCCACCCCCGGCGTTGGTCACACCATTGTCTATGGCGCGTCCGACAATCGCACCGTGTGGTGGGACAACCGCCATGCCGCGCACCTGGGCTATGTACCCAAGGACAGCTCCGAAACCTTCCGCGCTGCCGTGGAGGCCCAACCGGCCCCTGCCGCCGATGACCCGAGCATGGTCTACCAAGGCGGCGCTTTCGCCGTGGCCGGCCCGTTCAACTGA